One genomic window of Raphanus sativus cultivar WK10039 unplaced genomic scaffold, ASM80110v3 Scaffold1268, whole genome shotgun sequence includes the following:
- the LOC108819094 gene encoding phospho-2-dehydro-3-deoxyheptonate aldolase 1, chloroplastic encodes MALMNGSMNLSSIKTSIYTNRQSSFSSAVPRTTSLRISAVQTDPKPPASSAVTTSPSKSVGVNVSKSKWAPESWKKKKALQQPEYPDLAELEAVLDTIESFPPIVFAGEARLLEERLGQAAMGEAFLLQGGDCAESFKEFNANNIRDTFRILLQMGAVLMFGGQVPVVKVGRMAGQFAKPRSDSFEERNGVKLPSYRGDNINGDAFDSKSRIPDPQRMIRAYCQSAATLNLLRAFATGGYAAMQRVTQWNLDFTERSEQGDRYRELAHRVDEALGFMHAAGLTLDHPIMQTTEFWTSHECLLLPYEQSLTRLDSTSGLYYDCSAHMIWVGERTRQLDGAHVEFLRGVANPLGIKVSDKMDPTELVKLIEILNADNKPGRITIITRMGAENMRVKLPNLIRAVRRAGQIVTWVSDPMHGNTIKAPCGLKTRPFDSILAEVKAFFDVHEQEGSHPGGVHLEMTGQNVTECIGGSRTVTFDDLSSRYHTHCDPRLNASQSLELSFIIAERLRKRRIKSQQAFSV; translated from the exons ATGGCGCTCATgaatggaagcatgaacctATCATCAATCAAGACGTCAATATACACCAACCGTCAGTCAAGCTTCTCCTCCGCCGTACCAAGAACCACATCCCTCCGTATCTCCGCCGTGCAAACCGACCCAAAACCACCAGCTTCCTCGGCGGTAACGACGTCACCGTCGAAGTCCGTTGGAGTTAACGTGAGTAAATCTAAATGGGCACCCGAGagctggaagaagaagaaggctttgCAGCAGCCGGAGTATCCTGACTTAGCTGAGCTAGAAGCCGTGCTCGACACGATCGAATCTTTCCCTCCGATCGTTTTCGCCGGAGAAGCTAGACTTCTTGAAGAGCGTTTAGGCCAAGCAGCAATGGGTGAAGCGTTTTTGCTACAAGGAGGAGATTGTGCAGAGAGTTTCAAAGAGTTCAACGCTAACAACATTCGTGATACGTTTAGGATTCTTCTCCAGATGGGTGCTGTTTTGATGTTCGGTGGCCAAGTCCCCGTCGTCAAGGTTGGAAGAATGGCGGGTCAGTTTGCGAAGCCGAGGTCTGACTCGTTTGAGGAGAGGAACGGTGTGAAGTTACCGAGTTATAGAGGAGATAACATCAACGGAGATGCGTTTGATTCCAAGTCTAGGATTCCTGATCCACAGAGGATGATCAGAGCTTATTGTCAATCTGCAGCTACTTTGAATCTCTTGAGAGCTTTTGCTACTGGTGGTTATGCTGCTATGCAGAGAGTTACTCAGTGGAATCTTGATTTCACAGAACGTAGTGAGCAAGGAGACAG GTACCGTGAACTAGCTCACCGTGTTGATGAAGCGCTTGGTTTCATGCACGCGGCTGGACTCACCCTTGATCATCCCATCATGCAAACAACCGAGTTCTGGACTTCTCATGAGTGTTTGCTCTTGCCTTATGAACAATCACTAACAAGGCTGGACTCAACTTCTGGTCTCTACTATGATTGTTCTGCTCATATGATTTGGGTCGGTGAGCGAACCAGACAGCTTGATGGAGCTCACGTCGAGTTCTTAAGAGGTGTTGCTAATCCTCTTGGAATTAAG GTGAGTGATAAGATGGACCCAACGGAGCTTGTGAAGCTGATTGAGATCTTGAATGCTGATAATAAGCCTGGAAGGATCACGATTATCACAAGAATGGGAGCAGAGAATATGAGAGTGAAACTTCCTAATTTGATCAGAGCTGTGAGACGAGCTGGACAGATTGTGACTTGGGTTAGTGATCCTATGCACGGAAACACCATCAAGGCTCCTTGTGGTCTCAAGACTCGTCCATTTGACTCCATCTTG gCAGAAGTGAAAGCATTCTTCGACGTGCATGAGCAAGAAGGGAGCCACCCGGGAGGTGTTCACTTAGAGATGACTGGTCAGAACGTGACCGAGTGCATCGGCGGTTCACGCACAGTCACGTTCGATGACTTGAGCTCGCGATACCACACGCATTGTGACCCGCGCCTTAACGCTTCACAGTCTCTTGAGCTCTCCTTCATCATCGCTGAACGCCTTAGAAAGAGACGCATCAAGTCCCAACAGGCTTTTTCCGTGTAA